The Planctomycetota bacterium sequence ACCAGGAACGGCAGCGCCGGCTCGGCCGGGTCGCCCATGCGCCCCAGGTGCACGGCGGCATAGGCCCGCGTCACCGGGTCGCGCGAGTAGAGCTGCTCCAGGTAGCGCCGCACCTCCGGCTTGGCATCGCCCGGGATATTCTCCTCGGGGATCGTGGGCTTGCCCTGCCCCACGCCCCCGAGCGCGAGGGCCAGCGCCGCGGCCAGCCCCTGAATCCACATGTTCGCACGCCGGTCGGCCATCTTCAACTCCTCTTCGCATCCTCTTCTACTAAGCATGACCGAAAGCCCCGCCATGTCAAGCCGCGTTCCCAGCCGGGTGCGGGCCGGAATTGCAGGTGGCTGCGGGAGCTCCGAAGGAGCGAGATAGGATAGCCCAGGGCAACGCCCTGGGAACAAGACCGCCCCGCGGCAGCCCTGACAGGGCGGAATCGAGAGCTTCTATCTCGCCCCTTCAGGGCTGGACCCGTGGAGCCCGCTGAACCCAGGGCGTTGCCCTGGGCTATCCCATGCGAGCCCTTCCGGCTCCAGAGAGAACCACCCTGCCCGCAATTCCGGTTCGCACCCTTCCCAGCCCCCGCACGCCGGCCTTGACGGGGCCGCCGCGAGCCGGTAGGATGCTGGCTGCCGTCGAGCACGCATCCCCGGCACGCAGGGCCGTTGGAGGACGAGGCGGTGGGCGGCGAGCCGCGCGACAGGTGGACGGGCAAGCTGGGCATCATCCTGGCCGTGGCCGGCAGCGCGGTGGGCCTGGGCAACTTCCTGCGCTTCCCCGCCCAGGCCGCCCGCAACGGCGGCGGCGCCTTCATGATCCCCTACGTCGTCGCCCTCGTCCTGCTCGGCATCCCCCTGATGTGGATCGAGTGGACCACCGGCCGCTACGGCGGCGCCTTCGGCCATCGCACCGCGCCCGGCATGTTCCACCGGCTCTGGCGCCACCCCGCCATCAAGTACTTCGGCCTCATCGGCATCTTCGGGCCCATCGTCATCTTCATCTATTACACCTACATCGAATCGTGGACCCTCGCCTACGCTTTCTTCTCGCTCTTCGGCGAGTACGCCAGCGCCACCGACCAGGCGGCGATGAAGGGCTTCCTGCAATCCTACCAGGGCCTCAACCAGACCCATTTCTCCAGCCTCGCCGTCGCCTACGCCTTCTTCCTGGCCACCTTCCTCGCCAACTGCTGGGTGCTCTTCCGCGGCATCACGCGGGGCATCGAGTGGCTCTGCAAGTGGGCCATGCCCCTGCTCTTCCTCATCGCCATCGCCCTGGCCGTTCGCGTGCTCACGCTCCCCGCCCATCCTGCCAACCCCGGCCAGAACATCCTCAACGGCCTGGGCTACATGTGGAACCCCGACTTCGAGGCGCTGAGGAATCCCGACGTCTGGCTCGCCGCGGCCGGCCAGATCTTCTTTACCCTGAGCGTCGGCATCGGCGTCATCCTCACCTACGCCAGCTACCTCTCGCGCCGCGACGATGTGGTGCTCTCCGGCCTCTCCGCCGCCAGCGCCAACGAGTTCGCCGAGGTCCTCCTCGGCGGCACCATCGTGCTGCCCGCCGCGTTCTTGTTCTTCGGCCAGGCCCAGATGGCCGACATCGCGCAGAGCGGCACCTTCAACCTCGGCTTCGTCACCATGCCCCTCATCTTCGAGCGCCTGCCCATCCTCCGCCTCTTCGGGGCGACGCTCCCCACGGGCAACCTCTTCGGCGCCGCCTGGTTCCTCCTCCTCTTCCTCGCGGGCATCACCTCCTCCGTCTCCCTCGCCCAGCCCGCCGTCGCCTTCCTCAAGGACGAGCTGGGCATCACGAAGCGCAAGGCCGCCATCCTGTTCATCG is a genomic window containing:
- a CDS encoding sodium-dependent transporter; translated protein: MGGEPRDRWTGKLGIILAVAGSAVGLGNFLRFPAQAARNGGGAFMIPYVVALVLLGIPLMWIEWTTGRYGGAFGHRTAPGMFHRLWRHPAIKYFGLIGIFGPIVIFIYYTYIESWTLAYAFFSLFGEYASATDQAAMKGFLQSYQGLNQTHFSSLAVAYAFFLATFLANCWVLFRGITRGIEWLCKWAMPLLFLIAIALAVRVLTLPAHPANPGQNILNGLGYMWNPDFEALRNPDVWLAAAGQIFFTLSVGIGVILTYASYLSRRDDVVLSGLSAASANEFAEVLLGGTIVLPAAFLFFGQAQMADIAQSGTFNLGFVTMPLIFERLPILRLFGATLPTGNLFGAAWFLLLFLAGITSSVSLAQPAVAFLKDELGITKRKAAILFIVVTFVLCQPAIFFLGNGVVDELDFWGGTFCLVLFATIETILFGWFFGIDKAWTEMHYGADLRVPRLYRYVIKYVTPIFLLVILSAWFLQKGPPALRPGSIRDWPAFCAKLRVDGYQEGKLLDFGDRDLRRRVWGLLPADARAAASEAANAREVAWAHKTAILAGLNQIMESPDLASHRPKGLSKDGLQQLNRSLLQAAFPAEIAPRRAKIIEVVLMVDVADPDRPYVLGARLMLLVLFIGLVVGLEIAWHKRRDLWDRTEPLEDPP